In the genome of Streptomyces lydicus, the window GGGAACATCGCCTTGCATCAGCACGCTTCGACTACCACCGAGCTCCACGTCCTGGCCCACTCCGGACTCAAGGCACACTTCGACTCACCGCACGCCCCTCTCAGCACGCTCCGTTCCGGCCTGGACTGCATCGACTTCGTCGACGGCGGGGATCTGACCGCACCCGGCCGCGCGCTCGATCTGCCGGTGCTGTTACCGGTCACCAGCGAGTTCCAGGTCGAGGAACTGCGCGCCATACGGGTGCGGCATCCGTTGTCACTGCTCATCGCGGTCACAAGCGACATCTCGGGATACCGGACGTACTACGCGATCCGTTCCGGCGCGAACTTCGTGCTCAACCTCGCCATACCCGGCAAGAGCCAGATCGACATGCTCTACGCACAGCTCCGGGTGCACCGCA includes:
- a CDS encoding DNA-binding response regulator; the encoded protein is MHQHASTTTELHVLAHSGLKAHFDSPHAPLSTLRSGLDCIDFVDGGDLTAPGRALDLPVLLPVTSEFQVEELRAIRVRHPLSLLIAVTSDISGYRTYYAIRSGANFVLNLAIPGKSQIDMLYAQLRVHRMTSPAETTTTWLQAIPADQGGRHHGNDDGEPAPRTDVDREAHITGAPLRPTLPTYDTELMRLLCTSTTVSEIARRYFCSERSMYRRIRRLYDDLGVGSRAELMSLRRARLEPTR